In Castor canadensis chromosome 11, mCasCan1.hap1v2, whole genome shotgun sequence, a single genomic region encodes these proteins:
- the Efna1 gene encoding ephrin-A1, whose protein sequence is MEFLWAPFLGLCCSLAAADRHTVFWNSSNPKFRDEDYTVHVQLNDYLDIVCPHYEDDSVAEAAMEQYTLYLVEHEEYVVCQPRPKDPVRWQCNKPNAKHGPEKLTEKIQRFTPFILSKEFKEGHSYYYISKPIHHQENQCLKLKVTVNGKITHSPQAHANSQEKRLQADDSEVQVLHSIGHSAAPRLFPLAWAVLLLPLLLLQTQ, encoded by the exons ATGGAGTTCCTCTGGGCCCCTTTCTTGGGTCTGTGCTGCAGTCTGGCTGCTGCTGACCGCCACACCGTCTTCTGGAACAGTTCAAATCCCAA GTTTCGGGATGAGGACTACACAGTACATGTGCAGCTGAATGACTACCTGGACATTGTCTGTCCACATTATGAGGATGACTCTGTGGCAGAAGCTGCTATGGAGCAGTACACACTGTACCTGGTGGAGCATGAGGAGTATGTAGTATGCCAGCCCCGACCCAAGGACCCAGTTCGCTGGCAGTGCAACAAGCCCAATGCCAAGCATGGCCCAGAGAAGCTGACTGAGAAGATCCAGCGCTTCACACCTTTCATCCTGAGCAAGGAATTCAAGGAAGGACACAGCTACTACTACATCT CCAAACCCATCCACCACCAAGAAAACCAGTGCTTGAAGTTGAAGGTGACTGTCAACGGCAAAATAA CTCACAGTCCTCAGGCCCATGCCAATTCACAGGAGAAGAGACTTCAAGCAG ATGACTCAGAGGTACAGGTTCTACATAGTATTGGTCACAGTGCTGCCCCCCGCCTCTTCCCACTTGCCTGGGCTGTGTTGCTCCTGCCACTTTTGCTGCTGCAAACCCAGTGA